A genomic window from Paenibacillus sp. FSL K6-0276 includes:
- a CDS encoding acetyl-CoA carboxylase carboxyltransferase subunit alpha, translated as MAGELPFEMPLVEMRKKIAELKQFGEEKGIDFTDEVARLEERYRVLEEEVYSNISPSQKMHLARHQGRPTSLDLMNQIFTDFIELHGDRMYGDDLAIVGGIAKLNGVPVTVIGQQRGKDTKENILRFFGSAHPEGFRKALRLMQQADKFKRPIITFVDTKGAYPGNTAEERGQSEAIARNLREMSQFGVPVICVVIGEGGSGGALALAVGNRVLMLEHAIYSVISPNGAASILWKDASKADQAAEAMKITASDLLEMEVIEEIVPEPKGGAHRDYEATAAAIKDALWRHLQELIPLNRAELKEDRYRKFRKIGEFAEVQQEQIFLEEEVESEV; from the coding sequence TTGGCAGGAGAGTTGCCTTTTGAAATGCCTCTGGTTGAAATGCGCAAGAAAATTGCCGAGCTAAAGCAGTTTGGCGAAGAGAAGGGTATTGATTTTACGGATGAGGTAGCAAGGCTGGAAGAACGGTACCGTGTGCTTGAGGAAGAAGTATATTCTAATATCTCTCCTTCCCAAAAAATGCATCTAGCCAGACATCAAGGACGTCCGACTTCCCTTGATCTTATGAACCAGATCTTCACAGATTTTATTGAGCTACACGGTGATCGAATGTATGGGGATGATCTTGCTATTGTAGGCGGTATCGCCAAACTGAATGGCGTCCCGGTTACGGTTATTGGTCAACAGCGCGGTAAAGATACAAAAGAGAATATTTTACGCTTTTTCGGCAGTGCACACCCTGAGGGCTTCCGTAAAGCGTTGCGTCTGATGCAGCAAGCGGACAAGTTCAAACGTCCCATTATAACCTTCGTGGATACGAAAGGTGCATATCCAGGCAATACAGCTGAGGAAAGAGGCCAGTCTGAGGCGATTGCCCGTAATCTGCGTGAAATGTCTCAGTTTGGTGTTCCTGTAATCTGTGTTGTCATCGGAGAAGGCGGAAGTGGTGGAGCACTAGCACTGGCAGTTGGTAATAGAGTGCTTATGCTGGAGCATGCCATCTATTCCGTAATATCCCCTAACGGTGCTGCTTCGATTCTATGGAAGGATGCTTCGAAGGCTGATCAAGCGGCGGAAGCCATGAAGATAACGGCATCTGATCTGCTTGAAATGGAAGTCATTGAAGAGATCGTTCCTGAGCCAAAAGGTGGCGCTCATCGTGATTACGAAGCTACGGCAGCTGCAATTAAGGATGCGTTATGGCGTCATTTGCAGGAGCTAATTCCTCTGAATAGAGCGGAATTGAAAGAAGATCGTTATCGTAAATTCCGTAAAATTGGTGAGTTTGCAGAAGTCCAGCAAGAGCAGATTTTCCTTGAAGAAGAAGTGGAATCGGAAGTGTAA
- a CDS encoding DNA polymerase III subunit alpha — MSPFVHLHVHSEYSLLDGAARITDLVRRAGEYGMKSLALTDHGVMYGAIPFYKACKENGIKPIIGCEAYLTAGSRRERGSRKDQPIYHLILLVKNETGYKNLMKLISIGHLEGHHYKPRIDMEVLAAHSEGIICLSACLGGEVPQHLLHGRDDEARKAALRYKEIFGEDFYLELQDHGISEQKRVNPKLIALAKACEIPLVATNDVHYLAKEDAEVQDVLICIGTGKTVDDEERLKIGTDQLFLKSSDQMAALFPHVPEAISNTLLIAEKCNLELTFGQHILPAYSPIPEGKDSAAYLRELCFKGLEERYIDTPLWASSEQRETAEKRLAYELGVIENMGFSDYFLIVWDFIAYCHRQGIATGPGRGSSAGSLTAYSLRITDVDPIKYNLLFERFLNPERITMPDIDIDFSDERRDEVISYVVEKYGKEHVAQIITFGTMAARAAVRDVGRVLNLPYNEVDKAAKLIPGQLGISLARALETTPDLKALYDSNPKIKGLLDMAMKVEGMPRHASTHAAGVVISKGPLTDAVPLQEGNESTALTQYSMEHLESVGLLKMDFLGLRTLSIIERCMNSIKEMSGSVPDFRIVPDNDPATYEMLGAGETTGVFQLESAGVRRVLKDLKPNGFEDIVSVLALYRPGPMEFIPKYIAGKHGQIEVEYPHPDLEPILADTFGIIVYQEQIMQIASLMAGFSLGEADLLRRAVSKKKRETLDKERSHFVQGSLQQGYNENDANAVYDMIVRFADYGFPRAHAAAYGVLAFQTAYLKAHYPVQFMASMLTAVMGTHRKVAEYVLDCRRTGIGVLPPDVNESGVLFTPVPGEEQGTGHIRFGLAAIKNVGTLAVENIMSVRKERPFDSLLDFCRRVDLRVCNKRVVESLLQAGAFDCLPGHRAQLLAMLDETVDAALKWRKERDELQIQLFDDLVETPNWEIRYPDIPKFTVGQQLEMERELLGLYLSGHPLDDSAELLEEPGMQRLMDLGEAADESQTVTAGMVVSVKEITTKQGKSMAFIEWEDQIERCEVVLFPEVWKRSRSLIAKGALLALRAKVQQEDEGFKLLAEEVAMLSAETLRGLLQRRSAAASRSYSAGRSASAGAAPPRGAAPASRASGASTGTAGRPAGGAAAPAIPAPAAAPAPASGQRVFIKITPAAENAAQLSRLKELLQNHPGPVATILFYERDQKLLALSDNYRIKPTEELFAAIEAMLGVGTVRIK; from the coding sequence ATGAGCCCTTTCGTGCATTTGCATGTGCACAGCGAATACAGTTTACTGGACGGGGCGGCGCGCATTACCGATCTCGTGCGTCGGGCCGGCGAATACGGCATGAAGTCGCTGGCGCTTACGGATCATGGAGTGATGTATGGGGCGATCCCCTTTTATAAAGCGTGTAAAGAGAATGGAATCAAGCCGATTATCGGCTGTGAAGCTTATTTAACCGCGGGCTCTCGACGTGAGCGAGGCAGTCGTAAAGATCAACCGATTTATCACCTGATTCTGCTCGTCAAGAATGAAACCGGCTACAAGAACCTGATGAAGCTGATCTCTATCGGCCATCTGGAAGGCCATCACTATAAACCTCGTATTGATATGGAGGTTCTGGCCGCTCATTCCGAGGGGATTATCTGCCTCAGTGCCTGTCTTGGCGGCGAAGTGCCGCAGCATCTGTTGCATGGAAGAGATGACGAGGCGCGCAAGGCAGCGCTGCGATATAAGGAGATTTTTGGCGAAGACTTCTACCTAGAGCTTCAAGATCACGGAATTTCCGAGCAAAAGCGAGTAAATCCGAAGCTGATCGCACTTGCCAAGGCCTGTGAGATCCCACTTGTAGCTACGAATGACGTTCATTATTTAGCCAAGGAAGATGCAGAGGTACAGGATGTTCTGATCTGTATTGGAACAGGTAAAACTGTGGATGATGAGGAACGGCTCAAGATCGGAACAGATCAACTGTTTCTAAAAAGTAGTGATCAGATGGCGGCGTTGTTCCCGCATGTGCCTGAAGCTATTAGTAACACGTTATTGATCGCAGAAAAATGTAATTTGGAGCTTACCTTCGGTCAACATATTCTGCCTGCATATTCACCCATTCCAGAAGGTAAGGACTCCGCTGCTTATTTGCGAGAGTTGTGCTTTAAAGGGCTTGAAGAACGATATATAGACACACCGCTTTGGGCATCGTCTGAGCAAAGAGAGACCGCTGAGAAGCGTCTTGCCTATGAGCTTGGCGTCATCGAGAATATGGGGTTTAGCGATTATTTTCTAATTGTGTGGGATTTTATCGCTTATTGTCATCGTCAGGGGATTGCTACTGGGCCAGGTCGGGGTTCCTCCGCGGGGAGTCTTACCGCTTACTCCCTACGAATCACCGATGTAGATCCGATTAAGTATAATTTGCTCTTTGAACGTTTCTTAAATCCAGAACGGATCACGATGCCAGATATTGATATCGATTTTAGTGATGAGCGTCGTGACGAGGTTATTAGTTATGTGGTGGAGAAATACGGCAAAGAACATGTGGCACAGATTATTACGTTCGGAACCATGGCTGCAAGGGCTGCGGTTCGTGATGTGGGTAGGGTGCTGAATTTACCTTATAACGAGGTAGATAAAGCTGCCAAGCTCATCCCAGGACAACTGGGCATCAGCCTTGCTAGAGCGCTTGAGACTACGCCAGACCTTAAAGCGCTGTATGACAGTAATCCTAAGATCAAAGGCTTGCTGGATATGGCAATGAAAGTGGAAGGTATGCCTCGCCATGCTTCGACACATGCTGCCGGGGTTGTCATTTCCAAAGGTCCACTAACCGATGCTGTACCCCTTCAGGAGGGCAACGAAAGTACAGCATTAACTCAATACTCTATGGAGCATTTGGAGAGTGTTGGGCTGCTGAAGATGGATTTTCTGGGACTGCGCACCTTGTCTATTATTGAGCGCTGTATGAATTCGATTAAAGAAATGAGTGGCAGTGTTCCAGATTTCCGTATCGTGCCTGATAACGATCCAGCCACATATGAGATGCTTGGTGCAGGCGAGACAACAGGGGTCTTCCAACTGGAGTCGGCAGGCGTGCGACGTGTGCTTAAAGATTTGAAACCTAACGGTTTTGAAGATATTGTATCGGTTCTAGCACTGTATCGTCCGGGTCCGATGGAGTTTATCCCGAAATATATAGCAGGCAAGCACGGTCAGATTGAAGTAGAGTATCCGCATCCTGATCTGGAACCTATATTAGCGGATACCTTTGGGATTATTGTTTATCAGGAACAGATCATGCAGATTGCTTCGCTTATGGCCGGATTCTCACTTGGTGAAGCGGATCTACTCCGCCGGGCGGTCTCTAAGAAGAAACGCGAGACGCTGGATAAGGAACGAAGCCATTTTGTACAGGGTAGCTTACAGCAGGGGTATAACGAAAATGATGCGAATGCCGTCTACGATATGATTGTGCGGTTTGCCGATTACGGATTCCCACGTGCCCATGCTGCAGCTTATGGAGTATTGGCTTTTCAGACGGCTTATCTCAAGGCACATTATCCGGTTCAGTTTATGGCTTCCATGCTGACCGCTGTGATGGGCACCCACCGTAAGGTGGCGGAATATGTGTTGGACTGCCGCCGCACGGGCATCGGCGTGTTACCGCCGGATGTGAACGAGAGCGGCGTACTATTTACTCCGGTTCCTGGCGAAGAACAGGGAACCGGGCATATCCGCTTTGGGCTCGCAGCGATTAAGAACGTCGGCACACTTGCAGTAGAGAACATTATGTCGGTCCGCAAGGAGCGACCGTTCGACAGTCTACTTGATTTCTGTCGACGTGTGGATCTGCGGGTCTGCAATAAGCGGGTAGTGGAGTCTTTGCTTCAGGCAGGCGCTTTTGACTGTCTGCCGGGTCACCGAGCCCAGTTGCTGGCTATGCTGGACGAGACTGTTGACGCCGCGCTGAAATGGCGCAAGGAGCGGGATGAACTGCAAATCCAGTTGTTCGATGATTTGGTGGAGACGCCGAACTGGGAGATTCGGTATCCGGATATCCCTAAGTTCACAGTAGGACAGCAGCTGGAGATGGAACGTGAGCTACTGGGGTTGTATCTTTCGGGTCATCCGCTCGACGATAGCGCCGAGCTGCTTGAAGAGCCTGGGATGCAGCGGCTAATGGATCTTGGTGAAGCTGCGGATGAGAGCCAGACGGTTACGGCTGGAATGGTCGTATCCGTTAAGGAAATTACGACAAAGCAGGGGAAATCGATGGCTTTCATCGAATGGGAAGATCAGATCGAGCGCTGCGAGGTCGTGCTCTTTCCTGAGGTGTGGAAGCGGAGCCGCAGCTTAATTGCCAAAGGCGCGCTGTTGGCCTTGCGCGCTAAGGTGCAGCAGGAGGACGAAGGCTTCAAGCTGCTGGCCGAGGAAGTGGCGATGCTATCCGCGGAGACCCTCCGCGGCCTGCTGCAGCGCCGTAGTGCCGCCGCGTCCCGCTCGTATAGCGCGGGACGCTCGGCCTCAGCAGGAGCTGCGCCGCCGCGCGGCGCAGCTCCTGCTTCGCGGGCCAGCGGTGCCTCCACTGGCACCGCTGGCAGACCTGCAGGCGGCGCTGCTGCGCCTGCAATACCTGCACCGGCCGCTGCGCCAGCGCCGGCCTCAGGCCAGCGTGTCTTTATCAAGATCACGCCGGCCGCCGAGAATGCTGCGCAGCTGTCGCGCCTGAAGGAGCTGCTGCAGAATCATCCAGGTCCAGTAGCGACGATTCTGTTCTATGAACGGGATCAGAAGCTTCTGGCCCTTAGCGATAACTATCGAATTAAGCCTACCGAGGAGCTGTTCGCGGCTATCGAGGCGATGCTGGGCGTAGGTACCGTAAGAATAAAATAA
- a CDS encoding G1 family glutamic endopeptidase, translated as MSKKHNSLMVNHPCLTDKSNASNRQSSAFGWSSKNWSGYTVTGRKGAFNRISGEWIVPYVKPTHKPTYSSAWIGIDGFKNSSLIQTGTGHEFVNKIARYYAWWEILPDVETVIPLPVHPGDHMKGTITKISHTKWSITLRNLSRNWTFRTLQRYNGPQTSGEWILEAPEVDGSIAKLARVCTTYFTCCRINGKRPKLTLSRGGIMVQNNITVAVPSSPSHHGDSFSIKRIY; from the coding sequence TTGAGCAAAAAACATAATTCTCTCATGGTAAATCATCCCTGTCTAACAGACAAATCTAATGCGAGCAATAGACAGAGCTCTGCCTTCGGCTGGTCTTCTAAGAACTGGAGCGGCTACACTGTTACTGGTAGAAAAGGGGCCTTCAACCGCATTTCCGGCGAATGGATCGTCCCTTACGTAAAACCAACCCACAAACCCACCTATTCCTCCGCATGGATTGGCATCGACGGCTTCAAGAACAGCAGCCTTATCCAGACTGGAACAGGTCATGAATTCGTAAATAAGATTGCCCGTTATTACGCCTGGTGGGAAATATTACCCGATGTTGAGACCGTAATCCCCCTTCCAGTACACCCTGGTGACCATATGAAGGGTACGATCACGAAGATAAGCCACACAAAGTGGTCTATCACACTCCGGAATTTAAGCCGAAATTGGACCTTCCGAACACTCCAGCGATATAACGGTCCACAGACCTCCGGCGAATGGATTCTGGAGGCTCCTGAGGTCGATGGTTCCATCGCAAAGCTAGCACGCGTCTGTACTACCTACTTCACCTGCTGCCGAATCAATGGAAAACGACCTAAGCTAACTCTTTCAAGGGGAGGTATCATGGTCCAGAATAACATCACAGTCGCTGTTCCTTCCAGTCCAAGCCATCACGGGGACTCTTTTAGCATCAAACGAATATACTAA
- a CDS encoding thioesterase family protein, whose protein sequence is MKLERTGLPSRWYKSTLRVRYQESDQMGVVYHANYLNWFESGRTEMFRQIGFTYRELEKRGVLLPVTSADLQFKSPARYDDLISVYARMTTFSALRVGFEYQVRRLSEEEGRNSEDLVATLGELRSMDPPGELLVTGLTSHVWVNREWRPARLDRALPELFHAIKEALREEGSSV, encoded by the coding sequence ATGAAATTAGAGCGAACTGGCTTGCCCAGCCGATGGTATAAATCGACCCTGCGTGTTCGATATCAGGAAAGTGATCAGATGGGTGTCGTGTATCATGCGAATTATTTGAACTGGTTTGAGTCTGGTCGTACGGAGATGTTTCGTCAGATCGGCTTTACTTATCGTGAACTTGAGAAACGAGGTGTCTTGCTTCCTGTCACCTCAGCAGATTTGCAATTTAAAAGTCCGGCGCGATATGATGATCTTATCTCCGTGTATGCGCGAATGACTACCTTTTCAGCGTTAAGAGTCGGATTTGAGTATCAGGTGCGGAGACTTTCGGAAGAAGAAGGTAGAAATTCAGAAGATTTAGTGGCTACTCTAGGGGAGTTACGGTCGATGGATCCACCTGGGGAGCTACTGGTTACCGGCTTGACAAGTCATGTTTGGGTGAACCGGGAATGGAGGCCTGCTAGGCTGGATAGAGCCCTTCCGGAGCTCTTTCACGCAATAAAAGAGGCGCTGCGGGAAGAAGGGAGTTCAGTATGA
- the accD gene encoding acetyl-CoA carboxylase, carboxyltransferase subunit beta gives MFKDLFQKKRKYATIPSERLERSGGPAEGERPKREIPEGLMSKCNKCGTIQYSKELEKNLKVCPTCGHHLRLNAVERIAMTLDPEGFIEFDSEMYSIDPLKFPGYASKLEQQQLKSGQTDAVITGQGSIGGHPVIVAVMNFEFFSGSMGSVVGEKITRAIEEATEKQLPLLIFSTSGGARMQESILSLMQMAKTSAALARFNEVGGLYISIITDPTTGGVSASFASLGDIIIAEPGAVFGFAGRIVIEQTIRQKLPDDFQTAEFNLQHGLIDMVVHRKEMRATLTKILEMHDVKGGF, from the coding sequence GTGTTCAAAGATTTATTTCAGAAGAAACGGAAGTACGCGACTATTCCTTCAGAACGTCTGGAGCGGAGCGGCGGGCCTGCAGAAGGCGAACGCCCCAAACGGGAAATACCTGAAGGATTAATGAGTAAATGTAACAAATGCGGAACGATCCAGTATAGTAAGGAATTGGAAAAGAATCTAAAGGTATGTCCTACTTGTGGTCATCATTTGCGCTTGAACGCTGTAGAGCGTATTGCTATGACGTTAGACCCAGAGGGCTTTATTGAGTTTGACAGTGAAATGTATTCTATAGATCCACTGAAATTCCCGGGTTATGCCTCTAAACTGGAGCAACAGCAACTTAAATCGGGACAAACTGATGCCGTGATTACGGGACAGGGATCTATTGGCGGACATCCAGTTATCGTAGCTGTGATGAATTTTGAATTTTTCTCGGGCAGTATGGGATCTGTAGTAGGTGAGAAGATTACCCGAGCGATTGAAGAAGCCACGGAGAAGCAGCTTCCACTCCTTATTTTCTCTACTTCAGGCGGAGCGAGAATGCAGGAGAGTATTCTAAGTCTTATGCAAATGGCGAAGACCAGTGCAGCGCTTGCTCGTTTCAATGAAGTGGGCGGTCTTTATATTTCTATAATTACAGATCCGACAACCGGCGGAGTATCTGCGAGTTTTGCTAGTCTTGGTGATATTATTATTGCAGAGCCTGGGGCGGTATTCGGTTTCGCAGGACGTATAGTCATTGAACAGACGATTCGCCAGAAGCTTCCGGATGATTTCCAGACGGCTGAATTTAATCTGCAGCATGGCTTGATTGATATGGTTGTGCACCGTAAAGAAATGCGTGCCACACTGACCAAAATTTTGGAAATGCATGATGTGAAAGGGGGATTTTAG
- a CDS encoding phosphatidylglycerophosphatase A codes for MSYQMAVDLLERRGVSLSSIAEIVYILQSVYYPGLSKEECFSSVKSVLGKREVQYTLMTGIALDELAEKRLLPQPLQAVMEADESLYGADETLALGITGVYGMIGLTGFGYLDKIKLGIIGELNDDKGSIHVFLDDLVAGIAAAASARIAHRHEGAKVYPLVTDK; via the coding sequence ATGTCCTATCAAATGGCAGTAGATCTGTTGGAACGTAGAGGCGTATCACTTTCTTCCATTGCTGAAATCGTATATATTTTACAATCGGTTTATTATCCCGGTTTATCCAAGGAAGAATGCTTTTCCAGTGTGAAGTCTGTTCTGGGAAAAAGAGAAGTGCAGTACACGTTAATGACGGGGATTGCACTTGATGAACTGGCAGAGAAAAGACTGCTTCCGCAGCCGCTCCAGGCAGTTATGGAGGCGGATGAATCACTTTATGGAGCGGACGAGACTCTAGCGCTTGGTATCACAGGGGTTTATGGGATGATCGGACTGACAGGATTTGGGTACTTGGACAAAATAAAACTTGGTATCATTGGTGAATTGAACGATGATAAGGGTAGTATTCACGTGTTCTTAGATGATCTTGTTGCGGGTATCGCGGCAGCTGCTTCTGCTAGAATTGCACATCGGCATGAAGGAGCAAAAGTATATCCTCTAGTCACGGACAAGTAA
- a CDS encoding YtpI family protein, producing the protein MVLFIKYLLFILLVIFVIGAAVFSLSSRRALNPQDKGLKRSVMNVMLGAMLVTLSLISMFLFRGSTVNIIVEAAFLLIGVFNIFSGLRSYSYYSRSRSQEQHQSKT; encoded by the coding sequence ATGGTTTTATTTATCAAATACTTACTGTTTATCCTGCTGGTGATCTTTGTAATCGGTGCCGCTGTGTTCAGCTTATCCTCTCGCCGTGCCTTAAATCCCCAAGATAAAGGGCTGAAACGCTCTGTCATGAATGTGATGCTGGGCGCAATGCTCGTAACGCTTTCCCTGATTTCCATGTTTCTGTTTCGTGGCTCCACCGTTAATATTATTGTTGAAGCTGCCTTTCTTCTGATCGGTGTGTTCAACATTTTCTCAGGACTACGCAGCTATAGTTATTACAGCCGTAGCCGCAGCCAAGAACAACATCAGTCGAAAACCTAG
- a CDS encoding MFS transporter, producing the protein MEKLLKLRGFYLFLGLAGGSFGSYLSLLLVHNGLNSGQIGILMATGTLVAITIQPIWGIISDRYNQTRLVLILSVAVPALLAVFYRSEYFIVLLLVYTASTIFSSTQAPIADSYAISAANRAGSTYGSIRLMMSVGAAVGAYAGGLYVSTFSVSTIWLPFLFFNMIAVLIAFTLPKQAEENHMMRQSFTQGVRQLLGNRVFLAFLGGSFLVNQTMAAFGTYFVIAFQSVGGSTRYAGIALFLASVTNVPSMLFASKVIKRIGRERTLLLGALIYVLRWGIQVAFPYPSVMIGVQVLHGLSFGFFYIAAVEYVSQITSNEMQATGQSVFNMVFAGFAGIVGNLLNGFLLNQGGVEVMNLSCMLSSIAGAMLLLYVARSSRRKLSTTTLP; encoded by the coding sequence ATGGAAAAATTATTGAAGCTGCGCGGCTTTTATCTCTTTTTAGGATTGGCTGGCGGTTCGTTTGGCTCCTATCTTTCGCTGTTGCTTGTCCACAATGGACTTAATAGCGGACAGATAGGTATACTAATGGCAACAGGCACACTAGTTGCAATCACCATTCAGCCGATATGGGGAATTATCTCTGATCGGTATAATCAGACGCGTTTAGTACTAATCCTAAGTGTGGCGGTACCGGCCCTATTAGCAGTTTTTTACCGTTCGGAATATTTTATTGTACTACTTCTGGTGTATACCGCCTCAACGATCTTCTCCTCTACACAGGCTCCTATAGCCGATTCTTACGCGATCTCGGCGGCGAATAGAGCTGGGTCCACTTATGGTAGCATCAGGCTTATGATGAGCGTTGGGGCGGCCGTGGGGGCCTATGCAGGGGGGCTGTATGTATCAACCTTCTCTGTATCCACGATATGGCTGCCTTTTCTCTTTTTTAATATGATTGCGGTCCTTATTGCGTTTACATTGCCGAAGCAGGCGGAAGAGAACCATATGATGAGGCAATCGTTTACTCAGGGGGTAAGACAACTACTGGGGAATCGGGTCTTCCTTGCGTTTTTAGGTGGAAGCTTTCTTGTGAACCAGACGATGGCTGCTTTTGGTACATATTTTGTAATCGCTTTTCAATCGGTTGGAGGCTCTACTCGCTATGCAGGGATTGCGCTCTTTCTCGCATCGGTGACGAATGTGCCTTCCATGCTGTTTGCTTCGAAGGTGATCAAGAGGATAGGCCGTGAGCGGACCTTGCTCCTTGGGGCACTTATTTATGTTTTGCGGTGGGGTATTCAGGTTGCTTTTCCATATCCATCGGTAATGATCGGAGTGCAGGTGCTGCATGGTCTTTCTTTTGGGTTCTTTTATATTGCTGCGGTCGAATATGTATCTCAGATCACTTCTAACGAGATGCAGGCCACAGGCCAAAGTGTATTTAATATGGTGTTTGCAGGTTTTGCTGGCATTGTCGGTAATTTACTGAATGGATTCTTACTCAATCAAGGCGGAGTAGAAGTAATGAACCTGTCTTGTATGTTGAGCTCAATAGCAGGAGCGATGCTCCTGTTATATGTCGCTAGGAGCTCCCGGCGCAAACTATCGACAACAACGCTACCTTAA
- a CDS encoding glutamate decarboxylase, producing the protein MWTVIYIAPTAKVADMIKSKLTEEGFLIKCRPINMSKQQFEILVPSGELEEVQEVLNLILHP; encoded by the coding sequence ATGTGGACGGTAATATATATCGCGCCGACCGCCAAAGTGGCGGATATGATTAAGAGTAAGCTGACTGAAGAAGGTTTTTTGATAAAATGCCGTCCAATCAATATGTCCAAGCAGCAGTTTGAGATATTGGTTCCTTCGGGTGAACTGGAGGAAGTACAGGAAGTCCTTAATCTTATTCTGCATCCCTGA
- a CDS encoding YtrH family sporulation protein, translated as MSIFMSKAILDFFIAFGIVLGGAMVGGIGAVVSLQPPTQTMLDVADRIKIWALAAAVGGTMDPLRVIESNMIGGNLSPAIKQIMYLAFAFLGAHMGSELVKWVCGRG; from the coding sequence ATGAGCATTTTTATGAGCAAAGCGATCCTCGATTTCTTTATCGCCTTCGGCATCGTACTTGGCGGAGCTATGGTCGGCGGAATCGGCGCCGTAGTATCCCTGCAACCGCCGACGCAAACGATGCTAGATGTAGCAGACCGGATTAAAATATGGGCACTTGCCGCCGCTGTAGGGGGTACTATGGACCCTTTACGGGTCATTGAAAGCAATATGATTGGAGGCAACCTCTCCCCCGCCATCAAGCAAATCATGTATCTTGCCTTCGCTTTTCTCGGCGCTCATATGGGCAGCGAGCTAGTAAAATGGGTGTGCGGCAGGGGGTAA
- the pyk gene encoding pyruvate kinase, translating into MRKSKIVCTIGPASESLENIKKLILAGMNVARLNFSHGDFEEHGARIQTIRQASKELNKTVAILLDTKGPEIRTGKLEVEPIELVQDEYLTLTTEEILGTQERISITYSELPNDVQVGSTILIDDGLIGLTVVDIQGTEIKTRIVNGGTIKSKKGVNVPGVNISLPGITEKDTNDILFGIEQDIDFIAASFVRKASDVKEIRELLAKNNASHIQIISKIENQQGVDNLDEILEASDGLMVARGDLGVEIPAEDVPLAQKLMIQKCNVAGKPVITATQMLDSMQRNPRPTRAEASDVANAIFDGTDAIMLSGETAAGKYPVESVLTMSRIAEKAESALNHREIFMKQQTAQETTVTEAISQSVAISALDLNAKAILSSTVTGHTARVVSKYRPKAPIIAVTTQERTMRQLSLVWGVTPVFGKVATSTDELLETAIKGGKDSGLVQTGDLVVITAGIPLGRSGSTNLVKVSTIE; encoded by the coding sequence ATGCGGAAAAGTAAAATTGTATGTACGATCGGACCTGCGAGTGAATCGTTGGAGAATATCAAAAAATTGATTTTGGCTGGTATGAATGTGGCCCGTTTGAATTTCTCCCACGGCGATTTTGAAGAGCATGGTGCCCGGATCCAAACGATCCGTCAAGCATCTAAGGAACTGAACAAAACTGTTGCTATCCTGCTCGATACAAAAGGACCGGAGATTCGCACAGGCAAGTTGGAAGTAGAACCGATTGAACTAGTTCAGGACGAGTACCTGACACTAACTACGGAAGAAATCCTTGGCACCCAAGAACGTATTTCCATCACGTACAGTGAACTTCCTAATGATGTTCAAGTAGGATCCACCATCCTTATTGATGACGGTCTGATTGGTTTGACAGTTGTCGACATTCAAGGTACAGAAATCAAGACCCGTATTGTAAACGGTGGTACGATCAAGAGCAAGAAGGGCGTTAACGTACCAGGAGTAAATATCTCCTTGCCGGGTATTACGGAAAAAGACACCAACGATATTCTTTTTGGTATCGAACAGGACATCGATTTTATCGCCGCTTCCTTCGTTCGCAAAGCTAGCGACGTTAAGGAAATTCGTGAGCTGCTTGCGAAAAACAACGCTTCTCACATCCAAATTATTTCCAAAATCGAAAACCAACAAGGTGTTGACAACCTTGATGAAATTTTAGAAGCTTCTGACGGCCTGATGGTTGCTCGTGGTGACCTTGGTGTTGAAATCCCTGCTGAAGATGTACCTTTGGCTCAAAAATTGATGATTCAAAAATGTAACGTAGCTGGAAAACCAGTTATCACAGCTACACAAATGCTGGATTCCATGCAGCGCAACCCACGTCCTACTCGCGCTGAAGCGAGTGACGTAGCTAACGCTATTTTCGACGGAACAGATGCGATCATGCTCTCCGGAGAGACTGCTGCTGGTAAATACCCAGTAGAATCCGTACTTACAATGTCCCGCATTGCTGAGAAAGCGGAATCCGCTCTGAACCATCGTGAAATCTTCATGAAACAACAAACTGCACAAGAAACTACAGTTACAGAAGCTATCAGCCAATCCGTTGCGATTTCCGCTTTGGATCTGAACGCTAAGGCTATCCTTTCTTCGACTGTTACTGGTCATACTGCACGCGTTGTTTCCAAATACCGTCCTAAAGCACCAATCATTGCTGTTACGACACAAGAAAGAACTATGCGTCAATTGTCCCTTGTTTGGGGCGTAACTCCAGTATTCGGTAAAGTAGCTACTTCCACAGATGAATTGCTGGAAACAGCAATCAAAGGTGGTAAGGATTCTGGTCTGGTTCAAACTGGCGACCTAGTTGTTATTACTGCAGGAATTCCACTCGGACGTTCCGGTTCCACTAACTTGGTAAAAGTAAGCACAATCGAGTAG